The sequence below is a genomic window from Sorangiineae bacterium MSr12523.
GTATGGGTGCCGTCTATTCGGCGGTAGATATCGACCTGGACAGGCGGGTTGCCATCAAAGTACTGCTTCCCGAGATCGCGGCCTCGTCTTTGGCCGCGACACGATTCGTGAATGAGGGCCGTGCGGCTGCGCGTGTCGAGGGCGACCACGTGGCACGTGTGTTTGCCGCCGGTCGCACGCCGGATGGCCTTCCGTATATGGTCATGGAGTTTCTCGAGGGTGTCGACCTGGAAGGGCTTTTGCGCAAACGCGGAAGGCTCGCGGTATGGGAGGCCGTCGATATCCTTCGTCAAGCACTGAAGGGTGTCGCAGAAGCGCATCGGCACGGCATCGTCCACCGCGATCTCAAGCCGGCCAACCTGTTCCTGCACCGGCGGGGTGACGGGGGCTACGTGGTCAAAGTGCTCGACTTCGGTGTCTCGAAGGCGAACCGGCCATCGACGCTCGCCACATCGGATGATCAGGAAGAGGCCGAGCTCACCGTTACGAAGACGCTGCTCGGATCACCGGCGTACATGTCGCCCGAGCAGCTGTACGACTCGAAGCGGGTCGATGTCCGCACCGACATTTGGTCGCTCGGCGTGATCTTTTACGAGATGCTTGCCGGAGTCGCCCCCTTCGAGGAGAAGTCCCTCAGCGATCTGGTCGTGGCGATTTTGCACAAGACACCGCCGCCGCTCCGCGAGCTGCGCCCGGACATCGCACCGGAACTGGAACGCATCCTCGACGGTTGCCTCACCCGCGATCGCGATCAGCGCACCGCGTCCGCATCCGTACTGGCCGAACAGCTGGAGGCCTTCGCCGCGAGCGGTCTTGGCGATGCCGATACGGAACCGCCGCCAAGCCTCACCGAGCCGGCGCACACCCTGGTCGAACCGGTGCGGGCCATGGCCGAGGCAGCCGCCGCAACCATCGTCGAGCCCCCGCCCTCGTCGATGATGCCCCCACCCTCCTCGATGACGCCCTCCTCATCCCTGGTGAAAACCCATGTGTGGGAGCCCAAGCCCCCACCGTCACTGGTGCTGCAGGTGTCGTTCTTCTTCCTCATGCTGGCAGCCTTCGCCGTAGCCTGCATCGCCATGTGGCGCCCCTAATCGAAGAAGAGAAGATTGAACAGGGAGGCGGGGAGACGGGGAGTTTAAGAGATTTTTTATAAAAAAAAAACTCCCCGCCTCCCCGCCTCCCTGTTCAATTCTCTTCAGACGACCAGCGCCGTGCAGGAGCGGGGGCCTTGGGCGCCGATGACGAGGGATTGTTCGATGTCGGCGGTTTTCGAGGGGCCCGAGATGAAGGTCGAAAAGCCCCGCGCGCCCACGGAGATGCGCTCGTAGGCCTCATGCATGTTGTGCACGATGGTGTCGGCGCGAAGCACGAGCACCATGTGCTGGGCCAAATACCAGCCGGCGCGGAAGGGGAAGCCGTCTTCGACGACCCAGACTGCGCCGTTTTCGGCCACGCCCAATTGGCCGGGCAGCACGCACACGTCGACGTCCGCGAGCTCGGTGGGGTCGATGATGGCCGCCATGTTCACGTTGGCCTTTTTCGCGCCCGGCACCAGCGACAGAACACGAATGGCCGACGCGTATTCCGGCAATTTCGAAAGCGCTATTTCGATATCGCCATCGCCGGCGAAAATGCACCGTCCACCCACGTCGGAAAGGCTCTTGGCGAATTGAGCGTGCACGTCGGGATACTGCACGCCCGACGTCGGCAGATCGGGCAGCGGCTTCGGTGGAACGTGCGCCGCACGCAGCGCGCGCAAAATATCGTTTCGGCTATTGGCCACGACGCCTCCGGTACATCTCGCGAAAACTCTCCTTCGGTGCAGGTGGAAGCTCGCGCTGGCGCCCCCAGTCGTTCGCGCGAAGAAGCGCCTTCGGCAGCTTCGGCAAAATCCAGCGGGCGATCCGGCCCAAGAACTCGTACGCCCACGTGCGCGCCAGCACCCAGCCGGCCAGCTGCGACGCCGCGCGCTTGCGCAGCGGAATCAGCTCGGCACGCCCCAAATCGCCCCGCCACAAGAGCAGCTGCTGATGCAAATCAATCTGCACCGGGCACACATCGCTGCACGAGCCGCACAACGTCGAGGCAAACGGCAAACTGCGGTGCTTCTTTGGATCGATGTGCGGCGCCAGCACCGCCCCCAAAGGCCCGGGCACCGTCACCCCGTAACTATGGCCACCGCTGCGCCGGTACACGGGGCACGTGTTCATGCACGCCCCGCAGCGGATGCACTGCAGGGTGCGCCGGTAGTGCTCGCGACCCAGGATTTCGCTGCGCCCGTGATCGACAATCACGATGTGCAGCTCTCCGCCGGGCCGCGGCCCGTGGAAATGCGACGAATACGCCGTCACCGGCTGCCCGGTGGCGGAGCGCGCGAGCAGCCGCAAAAATACCCCCAGATCTTTCGCCCGCGGAATCACCTTCTCGATGCCCATGGAGGCGATGTGCAACGGCGGAATCGCTGTGCCCAAATCCGCATTGCCTTCGTTGGTGCACACCACGAAACCGCCCGTCTCCGCGATGGCGAAATTCACCCCCGTGATCCCCGCTTGCGCCGCCAAAAGGTTCCCGCGAAGCTGCCCCCGCGCGACCTCGGTCAGCACCTTGGGATCGGAAATGCCCGACGCCGAGCCCATCGTGTCGTGGAAAAGATCGCCAATCTCCTCCTTCTTCAAATGGATCGCCGGCATCACGATGTGGCTGGGCGGCTCGTGCCGGAGCTGCACGATGCGCTCGCCCAAATCCGTGTCGATGACCTCGATGCCGTGCGCCTCCAAATGATGATTCAATCCGCACTGCTCGGTGAGCATCGATTTGCTCTTCACCACGCGCGTGACATTTCGCTCCCGGAGCAATCCATGGACGATGCGATTGTGCTCCTCCGCATCGCGCGCGAAGTGCACGTGCGCCCCCAGCGCCGTCGCCTTCTTCTCGAACTCCTCCAAGTAGTCGGCCAGGCGCGACAACGTGTGCGCTTTGATGTCCGCGCCGAGCGCGCGCAACGACTCCCACTCGGGAATCACCGACGATGCGCGATCGCGCTTCTCGCGCACGAACCACAAGGACTGGTCATGCCATTTCAGCCGCGCATCGTTCGCCACGAACGCCGCGGCGTTTTCCGGGTGCTCCGTCGTCCCTTCATTCATTGGCTGTCGCCTCCGCCAAAATCTCCGCCACGTGCATCACGCGTATCGGCTTCTTCTGCCGCCGCAGCAATCCATCGAGGTGCATCAGGCAGCTCATGTCTCCGCCGGTGATGATCTCGGCCCCACCACGCTCATGATCCGCGATGCGCCCATTGCCCATCGCCACCGACACCGCCTCTTCACCAACCGCGAAGGTGCCCCCAAAACCGCAACACTCGTCCTTGCGCGAGAGGTCCGCAAATTGAATGCCTTCGAGCCCGGACAAAAGAGACCGCACCTTGTCGAACGGCTGCACGCGCCGCTCACTCCCACTGCCCAGACGCAGCTCCCGCAAGCCGTGGCAGCTCGCGTGCAAACCCACGCGATGCGGAAATCGCCCCTCGGGCTTCACCCCCAACACGTCATGGAGAAACTCGCACAGCTCGAAGGTCTTGCTGCGGAGCTCGGCGATGCGATCCGGCACCAGCTCGGCGTAGTGATTGCGCACCATGGAGGTGCAACTCCCAGATGGGCACACTATGTATTGGTAGGATGAGAACACCTCCAGGAACTTGTCCGCGATGGGCTTGGCAACATCGAACGAACCCGAATTGAAAACCGGCTGACCGCAACAAGTTTGGGCCTGCGGGTACTCTACGCGGACGCCATAGCGTTCGAGCAGTTCCAGGGTGGCGAGCCCAACATGCGGATAGAACTGGTCGACGTAACAGGGAATGAAGAGGGCGGCATTAATCATCGGAGGACTCGGGGCTATCTTGCCCTCAATCCAGGTACAGGCACACGACGAAAGGTCAAGGCACTGCAAATGGAATTCAGACAGCTTGGCGGTTCAGGACTCAAAGTTCCCGTCCTTTGCTTCGGCACGGGGACGTTCGGCGGGCGGGGGGAATTCTTCGGCAGTTGGGGAAAGAACGGGGTCGACGACGCGAGGCGGTTGGTCGACATCTGCCTCGAGGCGGGGGTCAACTTCTTCGACTCGGCCAACACCTATTCGGATGGCCTCTCGGAGGAAATCCTGGGCAAGGCCATCGCCGGCCGGCGCGACAAGGTGCTCATCTCCACCAAAGGCAGCTTCCGCTTTGGCCAGGGCCCGAACGACGTGGGCTCGTCGCGGCACTTCCTCGTGTCGGCCGTCGAGGGCTCGCTCAAGCGCCTCGGGACCGACTACATCGATGTCTACCAGCTCCACGGCTTCGACGCGCAGACGCCGATCTTCGAGGCGCTGCGCACGCTCGACGATCTCGTTCGCGCGGGCAAGATCCGGTACGTGGGCTGCTCGAATTTCTCCGGGTGGCACCTGATGAAGTCCCTGGCCATCGCGGACCAATACGGCTTTTCGCGCTACGTCGCCCATCAAGCCTATTACTCGCTCGTGGGGCGCGAGTTCGAGTGGGAGCTGATGCCGCTGGGGCTCGAGGAAAAAGTGGGCACCCTCGTTTGGAGCCCGCTCGGCTGGGGAAGGCTCGGGGGCAAGGTCCGCCGCGGGCAACCGTTGCCGGCGGAGAGTCGCCTCCACACCAAGATCACGGTGGACGAGGGCCCGCCGGTCCCGAACGAACATGTGTACAAGGTCGTCGATGCGCTCGACGAGATCGCGAAAGAAACCGGCAAGACCGTCGCGCAGATCTCCCTCAACTGGCTCCTCGGGCGGCCCACGGTCTCGAGCGTCATCTTCGGGGCGCGCAACGAAGAGCAACTCCGGCAAAACATCGGCGCAGTCGGCTGGAAGCTCACGCCCGAGCAACGCGCCAAGCTCGATGAGGTCAGCGCGACGACGCCGGTGTATCCGTATTGGCACCAGCGGCTTTTCGAGCGCAACCCACCTCCAGTGTGACCCTTCGTGGCAGACGTGACCGGCGTGACGCATCGCCACACCAAGACACACGAGCCCGCTGACCGATAGCCTTATAGGAAACGGTGGCATGCGTGATGCTGACATGACGGGGCGAACCAGAAGAACCACGAGGGGGGCCGTCATGGAGGAGACAACGTCATGCCCAACCTATCGCGTACCACTCTGATCTTCGCGGCCGCGCTCACCGCGCTTTCGGCTGCGGTCGCGTGCGAACGCACCGGTCGCGAAGAACAAGAAAAGGTGACTTCGGCCCAGCGGGAGGCGGACAAGAAGAGCAACGAGGCCGTGAAAGAGTCGACCACGAAGATCACGTCGGCGCAGGCCGAGGTCGACAAGAAGACCGCCGAGGCCAATGCCAACTTCGTCAAGACGAGGGAAGACTACCGCACCAAGCTGTCGTCGAAGGTCGAGGACATCGACAAGACGATCCAGAAGCTCGACACCAAGCAGCGAACGGCCACGGGCAAAACGAAGGCCGAGCTCGATGCGGCGTTGCCGGATATTCACTCCAAGCGCGATGCGCTTCGTCGAGACATGACCCAAATCGACATGGTGACGATGGCCAATTGGGACGGAACCAAGAACCAATTGGACACCGACATGGACGCCCTGAAGGCTGCGCTCGACAAGGCGCCGTCCGTTCTTTGATGAGGGCCGATGCGAATGCGGTAGAGGAAAAGCGAAGCGGGACCGGCTGATGGTCGGGAGCCGGTCCCGCTCCTGAGGTGAGTTCGTTCGTTTAGTAGTGCGGTGGCTTCTCGTCCACCAAATGGGTCGTACGATCTCTAATCGCTTCCGGGGCGTCGTCCAACCGATTGCGCATCCGAAGAAGCTCCGCGCGCAGGCCTTCGATGGTCTTGCCCTGCTCGAACACCACCCGATTCAATTGCTCGACGAGCCGCTCGAGATGGGAGTAGCGAATCTCCAGCTCGATCAATCGTGCTTCCGTAGGATCTGCGCTCATCGAACTCGTTGAACTCATTGAAACAGGTGCCCTAGGTGATTCGGTTCCTCGAGCATGCCGTGATTCGGGACGAAAGGGAGACGCCATGTTTCGAACCCGCGAAGGTGCGGGCCAAACATGTACGGCGAGCAGGATAGTCCACTGCGCCGCTCGACGCACCTTGCCTCGGTGTATTCGAGCAGACTGTATTCCCGGGGCCGCACCCGCTCCTGGACCAGCCACATGGGCGGAACGCCGTCGGGGCCGGGTGCCTGCTCGGGAAGGCTTCGCAGCAGATTCTCCCATTCATCTTGCGGCAGATTGCAGCCGAAAACGACGTGACGCCCCTCGTGCGAATCGCTTCGCTTCAGGACGAAATCGCCGCGTGAACGGCATACGCGCTCCCATTCGGCACCGTGCAGTTGCCCCAACATGCGCGTTGGCGGAATGAGCGCTTCCACGGCGTCGATTTCGTCCTCGGTGAGGGTCGTCGGGCGCGTGCGCGGATCGCTCAAACACGCGAGGAAAAGCTTGGATTGAAGCACACTCAGCCCGAGGGGCACCGTCCCACCGAGGACATGTGGCACCAGCGGGCGCAGCGTTCGCTCGAAGAGGGCGCGCTGGCGATTCACGGTGTACAGGGTGCACGCACGGTGCAGAAAACCGGGGACGGATTTGGAAAACGCCGGCGCAGGCTCGCCCGCGTAGTGGGCAATATGCCGAATTCCGCAACGGTTCTCGTTGAGGAACGCGAGAATCGGCTCGCATTCCGGCGCCGCCGCCACGGTTCGGACCCAATGAACGAGGCAAGGCGCGCGATCCCCGAACTGTTCGAAGTGGTCGCGCAGCCCCACGAGCGGGCGCCCGCCCCACGCCGCCGGGTCCAAATCGAAGCGTTCTGCCGCGAAACACCACGCCGCGTCGGGCTTTTCGTAACCAGACACGGCCGTATCGAAGTTGGTCTCCACCACCTTGGGGCCATCGTTCGACAAGACGATGTCCGGGCGCCCGAAGAGATGCGTCTCCGGAGGATGCCGGCGTGGCTCGTCGGAGAGGTACGGCCAATCGCCGTAAAAGCGCTGCATCGCCCCGATGGCTGCCCCCAGCTCGCCCTCCGGCGGGTGCGCGAGC
It includes:
- a CDS encoding SlyX family protein; the protein is MSADPTEARLIELEIRYSHLERLVEQLNRVVFEQGKTIEGLRAELLRMRNRLDDAPEAIRDRTTHLVDEKPPHY
- a CDS encoding serine/threonine protein kinase: MRGLSMLMEGEVFLEKYRIERQIGCGGMGAVYSAVDIDLDRRVAIKVLLPEIAASSLAATRFVNEGRAAARVEGDHVARVFAAGRTPDGLPYMVMEFLEGVDLEGLLRKRGRLAVWEAVDILRQALKGVAEAHRHGIVHRDLKPANLFLHRRGDGGYVVKVLDFGVSKANRPSTLATSDDQEEAELTVTKTLLGSPAYMSPEQLYDSKRVDVRTDIWSLGVIFYEMLAGVAPFEEKSLSDLVVAILHKTPPPLRELRPDIAPELERILDGCLTRDRDQRTASASVLAEQLEAFAASGLGDADTEPPPSLTEPAHTLVEPVRAMAEAAAATIVEPPPSSMMPPPSSMTPSSSLVKTHVWEPKPPPSLVLQVSFFFLMLAAFAVACIAMWRP
- a CDS encoding aldo/keto reductase, which produces MEFRQLGGSGLKVPVLCFGTGTFGGRGEFFGSWGKNGVDDARRLVDICLEAGVNFFDSANTYSDGLSEEILGKAIAGRRDKVLISTKGSFRFGQGPNDVGSSRHFLVSAVEGSLKRLGTDYIDVYQLHGFDAQTPIFEALRTLDDLVRAGKIRYVGCSNFSGWHLMKSLAIADQYGFSRYVAHQAYYSLVGREFEWELMPLGLEEKVGTLVWSPLGWGRLGGKVRRGQPLPAESRLHTKITVDEGPPVPNEHVYKVVDALDEIAKETGKTVAQISLNWLLGRPTVSSVIFGARNEEQLRQNIGAVGWKLTPEQRAKLDEVSATTPVYPYWHQRLFERNPPPV
- a CDS encoding lactate utilization protein; the protein is MNEGTTEHPENAAAFVANDARLKWHDQSLWFVREKRDRASSVIPEWESLRALGADIKAHTLSRLADYLEEFEKKATALGAHVHFARDAEEHNRIVHGLLRERNVTRVVKSKSMLTEQCGLNHHLEAHGIEVIDTDLGERIVQLRHEPPSHIVMPAIHLKKEEIGDLFHDTMGSASGISDPKVLTEVARGQLRGNLLAAQAGITGVNFAIAETGGFVVCTNEGNADLGTAIPPLHIASMGIEKVIPRAKDLGVFLRLLARSATGQPVTAYSSHFHGPRPGGELHIVIVDHGRSEILGREHYRRTLQCIRCGACMNTCPVYRRSGGHSYGVTVPGPLGAVLAPHIDPKKHRSLPFASTLCGSCSDVCPVQIDLHQQLLLWRGDLGRAELIPLRKRAASQLAGWVLARTWAYEFLGRIARWILPKLPKALLRANDWGRQRELPPAPKESFREMYRRRRGQ
- a CDS encoding LUD domain-containing protein — protein: MANSRNDILRALRAAHVPPKPLPDLPTSGVQYPDVHAQFAKSLSDVGGRCIFAGDGDIEIALSKLPEYASAIRVLSLVPGAKKANVNMAAIIDPTELADVDVCVLPGQLGVAENGAVWVVEDGFPFRAGWYLAQHMVLVLRADTIVHNMHEAYERISVGARGFSTFISGPSKTADIEQSLVIGAQGPRSCTALVV
- a CDS encoding (Fe-S)-binding protein, which encodes MINAALFIPCYVDQFYPHVGLATLELLERYGVRVEYPQAQTCCGQPVFNSGSFDVAKPIADKFLEVFSSYQYIVCPSGSCTSMVRNHYAELVPDRIAELRSKTFELCEFLHDVLGVKPEGRFPHRVGLHASCHGLRELRLGSGSERRVQPFDKVRSLLSGLEGIQFADLSRKDECCGFGGTFAVGEEAVSVAMGNGRIADHERGGAEIITGGDMSCLMHLDGLLRRQKKPIRVMHVAEILAEATANE